One stretch of Chryseobacterium sp. LJ668 DNA includes these proteins:
- a CDS encoding glycoside hydrolase family 3 protein has product MNKVAFQLLFILLFIHSQISAQYQPKNISQSDQKKAQQWVDKAYSSLTQDEKLGQLFIVALYTNKDENHINQVRNIVTSDKIGGLILMQDDAAREINLVNEFQQKSKIPLMIGMDAEWGIYQRIAAAHKFPWAMTLGAIQDKNLIYQMAAKIAEDCKRMGINWDFAPVVDVNTNPNNPIIGNRSFGSEVSNVTQSALSYSKGLQDNNILAAIKHFPGHGDTSTDSHLDLPVVSHSLERLNSIELAPFKALMNKGIGGVMVAHLYVPSLEPQKGIPASISKNIITGLLKEKLGYKGLIITDALNMGAVANKYQPGELDAFAFKAGNDIMLFSQGVAEGKKLIQKAIDNGEISQSRVEESVKKILLTKYFLGLNQYTPKNPENVNQDINNTSHKILVQNLYANALTLIKDEKKLLPLNCKSTCYYVPLEEAPYQTFADQLNLNSTVIIKKASEINSIPANSTVIVGFHKDNSTAYKPYKISAESKKVLADLTKNQNVILNIFGSAYALKDIDISKVSTVLVSYENNDDSMTATANAINGKTNISGRLPVLVNDQLKAGMGITLEAPQFSKSTEFTTSK; this is encoded by the coding sequence ATGAACAAAGTAGCTTTTCAATTACTCTTCATTTTACTGTTTATCCATTCACAGATTTCTGCACAATACCAGCCGAAAAACATTTCTCAGTCAGATCAGAAAAAAGCTCAGCAATGGGTTGATAAAGCTTACAGCTCATTAACTCAGGATGAAAAGCTGGGGCAGCTATTTATTGTTGCACTGTATACCAATAAGGATGAAAACCACATCAATCAGGTTAGAAATATTGTCACTAGTGATAAAATCGGCGGGTTGATTTTGATGCAGGACGATGCAGCAAGAGAAATCAATTTAGTCAATGAATTTCAGCAAAAATCAAAAATTCCGTTAATGATCGGGATGGATGCTGAATGGGGAATTTACCAGAGAATTGCTGCTGCACACAAATTTCCGTGGGCGATGACTTTGGGAGCGATTCAGGATAAGAACCTGATTTATCAAATGGCCGCAAAAATCGCTGAGGACTGCAAAAGAATGGGTATCAACTGGGATTTTGCTCCGGTTGTAGATGTCAACACCAATCCAAACAATCCGATTATCGGAAACAGAAGCTTCGGGTCAGAAGTTTCTAATGTTACCCAATCTGCACTCTCCTACTCCAAAGGCTTGCAGGATAACAATATTTTGGCAGCTATCAAACATTTTCCGGGTCACGGCGATACAAGTACCGACTCACATTTAGACCTGCCGGTAGTCTCTCACTCATTAGAAAGATTAAATTCAATTGAATTGGCACCTTTCAAAGCTTTGATGAATAAAGGAATTGGCGGAGTGATGGTTGCTCATTTATATGTTCCAAGCTTAGAACCACAGAAAGGAATTCCCGCTTCAATTTCAAAAAATATCATCACAGGTCTATTAAAAGAAAAATTAGGCTACAAAGGTTTAATTATTACCGACGCTCTGAATATGGGTGCAGTTGCCAATAAATATCAACCAGGCGAATTAGATGCATTTGCTTTCAAGGCTGGAAATGACATTATGCTTTTTTCACAGGGTGTTGCAGAAGGTAAGAAACTGATTCAGAAAGCAATCGATAATGGCGAAATTTCACAATCAAGAGTGGAAGAAAGTGTAAAAAAGATTTTACTGACAAAATATTTTTTAGGATTAAATCAATACACTCCAAAAAATCCTGAAAATGTTAATCAAGACATCAATAATACTTCTCACAAAATATTGGTTCAGAATCTTTATGCAAATGCTTTAACTTTAATAAAAGACGAAAAGAAACTACTTCCTTTAAACTGTAAAAGCACCTGCTACTACGTTCCTTTGGAAGAAGCACCTTATCAGACTTTTGCAGATCAATTAAATTTAAACTCTACTGTCATTATTAAAAAAGCTTCGGAAATCAATAGCATTCCTGCAAATTCTACAGTGATTGTTGGTTTTCACAAGGATAATTCAACAGCGTATAAGCCGTACAAAATATCTGCTGAATCGAAAAAGGTTTTGGCAGACTTAACTAAAAATCAAAATGTAATTTTAAATATCTTCGGAAGTGCTTATGCATTGAAAGACATTGATATTTCAAAAGTTTCCACCGTTTTGGTTTCTTACGAAAACAATGATGATTCAATGACAGCAACTGCAAATGCCATCAATGGGAAAACAAATATATCAGGAAGGCTCCCGGTTTTGGTAAACGACCAACTGAAAGCGGGAATGGGAATTACATTAGAAGCCCCGCAATTTTCTAAATCAACAGAATTCACCACATCAAAATAA
- the bshA gene encoding N-acetyl-alpha-D-glucosaminyl L-malate synthase BshA, with protein sequence MKIGILCYPTYGGSGIVATELGMSLANKGYEVHFISSALPARLDITNPNIFFHKVNVQTYPLFQYQPYDIALSSMIYRVVNLYKLDLLHAHYAIPYAYAAFTAKQMLKEDNNDIPLVTTLHGTDITLVGQHPSYKHAVEFSINQSDAITSVSESLKKDTLQFFRIKKEIQVITNFIDNTEFEDLNECQRTQFASADEKILIHVSNLRPVKRVEEVLQIFKSVEKKVKSKLIIIGEGPDMEKVNSFLEENPELISKIRLLGKVNDLYRILRLSDVFLLPSEQESFGLAALEAMAANTPVISSNAGGIPEVNIQGETGFLAEIGNVEAMSNYTIKLLSNEELLAQMKINAKEQAIKFDLKNVLPIYEEMYKTTIANFKKEPAKV encoded by the coding sequence ATGAAAATAGGCATACTTTGCTACCCAACATACGGCGGAAGCGGAATCGTAGCAACAGAACTCGGGATGTCTCTCGCCAATAAAGGCTATGAGGTGCATTTTATCAGTTCGGCCCTACCTGCAAGATTAGACATTACCAATCCCAATATTTTTTTTCACAAAGTAAATGTTCAGACCTATCCGCTTTTTCAGTATCAGCCTTACGATATCGCACTGAGCTCGATGATTTACCGTGTTGTGAATCTTTATAAATTAGATCTGCTTCATGCACATTATGCCATTCCGTATGCCTACGCGGCTTTTACGGCAAAACAAATGCTGAAAGAAGATAATAATGACATTCCTTTGGTGACTACTCTTCACGGGACCGATATTACGCTTGTGGGCCAACATCCCAGTTACAAGCATGCGGTAGAATTTTCTATCAATCAGTCTGACGCGATTACTTCTGTTTCTGAAAGCCTGAAAAAAGATACCCTGCAGTTTTTCCGTATCAAAAAAGAAATTCAGGTAATTACCAATTTCATCGATAATACCGAGTTTGAAGATCTTAATGAATGCCAGAGAACCCAGTTTGCCAGTGCTGATGAAAAAATACTGATCCACGTTTCCAATTTAAGACCTGTAAAACGTGTGGAAGAAGTGCTGCAGATTTTTAAAAGCGTCGAAAAGAAAGTTAAATCTAAATTGATCATCATCGGTGAAGGACCCGATATGGAGAAAGTAAATTCTTTCTTAGAAGAAAACCCGGAACTGATCTCTAAAATCCGTCTTTTAGGCAAAGTAAATGATTTGTACAGGATCTTGCGCTTGTCAGACGTATTCTTATTGCCATCTGAGCAGGAAAGTTTTGGTTTGGCAGCTCTTGAAGCGATGGCAGCAAATACGCCGGTTATCAGCTCCAATGCAGGTGGAATTCCTGAAGTTAATATTCAGGGTGAGACAGGATTTTTAGCTGAAATCGGAAATGTAGAAGCCATGAGCAATTACACAATTAAGCTTCTCAGCAATGAAGAATTGTTGGCTCAGATGAAAATCAATGCCAAAGAGCAGGCTATTAAATTTGATCTAAAAAATGTTCTTCCGATCTATGAAGAAATGTACAAAACAACGATTGCAAATTTTAAAAAGGAACCGGCAAAGGTTTAA